GATATGCCGACGCTTACGAGCGGTCGTATTATTCAAATGGATTTAAACTGGTCAATCACGAATGGGCCCAAGACGTGAAAGGTTACAACTTCGGTGCAAAAGCGTGGCACACCGGATCCTCAGGACCCTCACCGATCAACGCCAACGAGGCGGATCTCGCTTGCTGTCCAGACACTATACCCCCCCCACCGATCCCCGGTGATACGGTAACCACGGAGTACTTCAAAATCAGTTACAGTGACGCGAGTGGGGGCATTTTCGACATCGACATCGACTCCGTCTCCTTCCTTCAGGTCTATTTGGATGACGTTGTCGATGGCGATTCCGTTGTTAAAGACTGGAAACTAAACATCAACGGTGAGGTCAGCCACGTCGTTCTCCGCGGTATCGCCAACTCTGGTGGAGAGGATTACGTCACATATAGTAAGGACGGACGCTTTGCCGAATTCTTGCCCACGC
The window above is part of the Candidatus Zixiibacteriota bacterium genome. Proteins encoded here:
- a CDS encoding IPTL-CTERM sorting domain-containing protein gives rise to the protein MKIRMLFGLAVGLACVSGLMMPGDALAGKVNAKVWYWHGINYYGNTQIVNDYGTASRYISTTSHGKKGYADAYERSYYSNGFKLVNHEWAQDVKGYNFGAKAWHTGSSGPSPINANEADLACCPDTIPPPPIPGDTVTTEYFKISYSDASGGIFDIDIDSVSFLQVYLDDVVDGDSVVKDWKLNINGEVSHVVLRGIANSGGEDYVTYSKDGRFAEFLPTLTEYPNRVYVLRFGAMHFTAPGTVEGSDLEIASGQEPPDAPIPTLTEWGLIIFAVLLVGFMTWVVVRRRRRVTIGI